A window of Fragaria vesca subsp. vesca linkage group LG7, FraVesHawaii_1.0, whole genome shotgun sequence contains these coding sequences:
- the LOC101309682 gene encoding L-gulono-1,4-lactone dehydrogenase-like, with translation MSMSGFFLRLSCLFVLSFSVCSTSPEDHIKCSSSNNTDCTITNAYGIFPDRTVCKVRGVTYPNSEEELVSTVAYGSKYKIPMKASTRYAHSIPKLACPRGEEGLIISTKNLNRVVGINVQELTMTVESGMTLRQVIGEAAKVGLALPYTPYWWGVSLGGLLATGAHGSTLWGKGSGVHDYVVGLRIVSPGGPQDGYAKVRILSHGDEDLNAAKVSLGVLGVISQVTLSLQPMFKRSITYLSEGDSDLGDQALNFGKQHEFADIIWYPSQHRAVYRIDDRVSSDTSGDGLYDFIPFRPTPSLALAAIRTTEETQESMNDANGKCYSAKLVTSGLLASAYGLTNDGLIFTGYPVIGYQNRIQSSGTCLDSLDDAKITACPWDSGVKGELFHQTAVSISLSLAKNFIQDVQKLVEIAPESLCGTEIYNGFLMRYVTASTAYLGKQEDALDFDITYYRSRDPMTPRLYEGILEEIEQLALFKYGALPHWGKNRNIAFDGVIKKYKKGEEFLRVKDVYDPIGLFSNEWSDQVLGIKGGVTVAKEGCALEGLCICSEDIHCAPSKGYFCRPGKVFRDARVCAP, from the exons ATGTCTATGTCGGGTTTTTTCCTTCGTCTCAGTTGTCTCTTCGTGTTATCATTCTCGGTGTGTTCTACCTCTCCAGAAGATCACATCAAGTGTTCATCATCAAATAACACAGACTGCACCATCACAAACGCCTACGGCATTTTCCCCGACCGAACAGTCTGCAAAGTCAGAGGTGTAACCTACCCTAATTCAGAGGAAGAGCTCGTTTCGACAGTGGCCTATGGAAGCAAGTACAAAATCCCAATGAAGGCGTCAACTCGTTATGCTCACAGCATTCCCAAGCTCGCCTGTCCGCGAGGCGAAGAAGGGTTGATCATCAGCACCAAGAACCTCAACCGCGTGGTGGGAATCAACGTCCAAGAGCTGACAATGACGGTGGAGAGCGGCATGACGCTTCGGCAGGTGATCGGTGAGGCTGCTAAGGTTGGCTTGGCCTTGCCTTACACACCATACTGGTGGGGGGTGAGCCTTGGAGGGTTGTTAGCGACTGGTGCCCATGGTAGCACATTATGGGGAAAGGGAAGCGGGGTTCATGACTATGTGGTAGGACTTCGGATTGTGAGTCCTGGTGGACCTCAAGATGGTTATGCCAAGGTGAGAATTCTCAGTCATGGTGATGAAGATCTCAATGCAGCTAAAGTTTCGCTTGGAGTTCTAGGAGTAATTTCACAG GTCACGTTGAGTCTGCAACCAATGTTTAAGCGATCCATCACATATTTGAGCGAGGGCGACTCCGACTTGGGAGATCAAGCGCTCAACTTTGGCAAGCAGCATGAGTTTGCAGACATAATATGGTACCCCAGCCAGCACAGGGCAGTCTATCGGATCGATGATCGTGTCTCATCAGACACTTCCGGTGATGGTTTATACGATTTCATTCCTTTCCGTCCAACCCCGTCGCTTGCACTGGCTGCCATCAGAACCACAG AGGAGACTCAAGAATCCATGAATGACGCTAATGGGAAATGCTACAGTGCAAAGTTGGTCACATCTGGGCTCCTAGCCAGTGCTTATGGTTTAACAAACGATG GTTTGATCTTCACTGGCTACCCCGTTATCGGATATCAGAACCGAATCCAATCATCCGGGACTTGTCTTGATAGTCTTGACGACGCAAAAATCACAGCATGCCCATGGGACTCGGGAGTTAAGGGTGAACTTTTTCACCAAACTGCAGTCAGCATCAGCTTGTCCCTGGCCAAAAACTTCATTCAAGATGTCCAAAAGCTAGTTGAGATCGCACCCGAATCGCTCTGTGGAACCGAAATCTACAACGGATTCCTGATGCGCTACGTCACTGCCTCGACTGCTTACCTTGGCAAGCAAGAAGATGCCCTAGATTTCGACATCACATATTACCGAAGCAGAGACCCCATGACCCCTAGGCTATATGAAGGAATACTTGAAGAAATAGAGCAATTGGCTTTGTTCAAGTATGGAGCACTTCCCCATTGGGGAAAGAATAGGAACATAGCATTTGACGGGGTGATCAAGAAGTACAAGAAAGGTGAAGAGTTCTTGAGGGTTAAAGATGTGTATGACCCGATCGGGCTATTCTCTAATGAATGGAGTGACCAGGTCCTAGGAATTAAGGGTGGAGTGACCGTAGCGAAGGAGGGGTGTGCGCTAGAAGGGCTCTGCATCTGCTCAGAGGACATTCATTGTGCCCCAAGCAAGGGCTATTTCTGTAGACCTGGCAAAGTGTTTAGGGATGCTAGGGTTTGTGCACCTTGA
- the LOC101297952 gene encoding heterogeneous nuclear ribonucleoprotein Q-like gives MAEGAEVEERVDLDEDNYMEEMDDDVEEQADEDGADGGSDDNVEEHAEEAEEDSTTRASKKEQSPEPYGSDNGGEMVDDEEKPSASLTEEEKEKHAQLLALPPYGSEVFIGGLPKDASEEELRELCSEIGEILEIRLMQDRETGESKGYAFIGFKSKEVAQTAIEELHNKAFKGKTLRCSLSETKHRLFIGNVPKIWTEDEFRKVIEEVGPGVEHIELIKDPQNPSRNRGFAFVLYYNNACADYSRQKMANSSFKLEGNTPTVTWADPKSTSDHSAAAQVKALYVKNIPENTSTDTLKEIFQRHGEVIKVVMPPGKGGQGKRDFGFVHYAERSSALKAVKDSEKYEIDGHPLEVVLAKPQTDRKSDGAYPYNAGPHANHAPHPGYGGFAGNPYGSAGAGFGVAPAFQQPMIYGRGPMPSGMQMVPMVLPDGRIGYVLQQPGVQMPPPRPRRGDRNNGPSGPPGRGGGGSDEGSRGRRYRPY, from the exons ATGGCTGAAGGAGCGGAAGTTGAGGAGCGGGTGGATCTAGATGAGGACAATTACATGGAAGAGATGGATGATGATGTAGAGGAACAAGCAGATGAAGATGGAGCCGATGGAGGCAGTGATGACAATGTGGAGGAACATGCTGAAGAAGCAGAGGAGGATTCTACAACCAGGGCTAGCAAGAAAGAGCAATCTCCAGAACCATATGGTAGCGACAATGGTGGTGAAATGGTGGATGATGAAGAGAAACCTTCTGCTTCTCTCACTGAGGAGGAGAAAGAGAAGCATGCTCAACTGCTTGCCCTGCCTCCTTATGGATCTGAAGTGTTCATCGGTGGCCTTCCTAAAGATGCCTCAGAAGAAGAGTTGAGGGAGCTATGCAGTGAAATAGGCGAAATCCTTGAG ATAAGATTAATGCAAGACAGAGAAACTGGTGAGAGCAAAGGTTATGCATTCATAGGATTCAAGTCTAAAGAGGTTGCACAGACGGCTATTGAAGAATTACATAATAAAGCATTTAAG GGTAAGACTTTAAGATGTTCACTTTCTGAAACAAAACATAGACTGTTCATTGGCAATGTTCCAAAAATTTGGACCGAGGATGAGTTTCGAAAAGTTATTGAGGAGGTTGGTCCTGGAGTTGAGCACATTGAGCTGATAAAG GATCCTCAAAATCCAAGTAGAAATCGTGGTTTTGCTTTTGTTTTGTATTACAACAATGCTTGTGCTGATTATTCAAGACAAAAAATGGCAAATTCAAGTTTTAAGCTGGAGGGAAATACCCCAACTGTGACCTGGGCTGATCCAAAAAGTACATCTGATCATTCTGCTGCTGCTCAG GTGAAGGCTCTTTATGTGAAAAACATTCCTGAGAACACTAGCACTGATACGCTCAAGGAAATATTCCAGCGTCATGGTGAAGTGATTAAAGTAGTTATGCCACCTGGCAAAGGTGGTCAAGGCAAACGGGATTTTGGATTTGTACACTATGCTGAAAGGTCAAGTGCTCTGAAGGCAGTTAAAGATAGTGAGAAGTATGAAATTGATG GCCATCCACTAGAGGTTGTTCTTGCGAAGCCTCAGACTGATAGAAAGTCTGATGGGGCTTATCCCTACAATGCTGGGCCTCACGCAAATCATGCTCCACACCCAGGGTATGGTGGGTTTGCTGGAAATCCGTATGGCTCTGCAGGTGCTGGATTTGGTGTTGCCCCAGCATTTCAGCAG CCAATGATTTATGGTAGAGGGCCAATGCCATCAGGAATGCAGATGGTGCCGATGGTTCTACCAGATGGTCGAATAGGCTATGTTCT TCAGCAGCCTGGGGTACAGATGCCACCTCCTCGGCCTCGAAGAGGGGACCGAAACAATGGACCAAGTGGACCACCAGGGAGAGGAGGTGGTGGCAGCGATGAAGGCAGTCGTGGAAGGAGATACCGACCTTATTAG